In Sphingomonas sp. SORGH_AS_0950, the following are encoded in one genomic region:
- the argH gene encoding argininosuccinate lyase: protein MWGGRFAEGPAAVMREINASIPFDKRLWKQDIAGSKAHVAMLGKQGIVSAEDAATISAGLDRVAEDYAANGVAEDLTLEDIHMQTEAKLAALIGPVAGRLHTARSRNDQVATDFRLWVRDAIDETLTALGALREALLIRAEEHADSVMPGFTHLQSAQPVTLGHHLMAYHEMIVRDASRFADARVRMNQCPLGSAALAGTGFPVDRHMTAAALGFDAPTRNSLDAVSDRDFAIDYLQAATNCSLHLSRLAEEFVLWASQPFGFVALSDQWSTGSSIMPQKRNPDAAELVRGHAGRIMGCMTSLMVTMKGLPLAYSKDMQDDKPPVFEAHDLLALSIAAMTGMIQSATFRTERMRGVAEAGFSTATDLADWLVRVGGIPFREAHHITGRAVKLAEEKGLMLHQLGIDELTGIDARIDERIYDVLSVDASVASRVSFGGTAPANVRAAIATARGLPA, encoded by the coding sequence ATGTGGGGCGGGCGCTTCGCAGAAGGTCCCGCCGCGGTGATGCGCGAGATAAACGCGTCCATCCCCTTCGACAAGCGACTGTGGAAACAGGACATCGCCGGGTCGAAAGCGCATGTCGCCATGCTGGGCAAACAGGGCATCGTCTCGGCCGAGGACGCCGCGACGATTTCCGCCGGGCTGGACCGGGTCGCCGAGGATTATGCCGCGAACGGCGTGGCCGAGGACCTGACCCTCGAAGACATCCATATGCAGACCGAGGCGAAGCTGGCCGCGCTGATCGGCCCGGTCGCGGGGCGGCTGCACACCGCGCGGTCGCGCAACGACCAGGTGGCGACCGATTTCCGCCTGTGGGTGCGCGACGCGATCGACGAGACGCTGACTGCGCTGGGCGCGCTGCGCGAGGCGTTGCTGATCCGCGCGGAAGAGCATGCCGACAGCGTGATGCCCGGCTTCACCCATCTGCAATCCGCGCAGCCGGTGACCTTGGGCCATCACCTGATGGCCTATCACGAGATGATCGTGCGCGACGCCAGCCGCTTCGCCGATGCGCGTGTGCGGATGAACCAGTGCCCGCTGGGCTCGGCGGCGCTGGCGGGGACGGGCTTTCCGGTCGATCGGCACATGACGGCGGCGGCGCTGGGCTTCGATGCGCCGACGCGCAACTCGCTCGATGCGGTCAGCGACCGGGACTTCGCGATCGACTATCTGCAGGCGGCGACCAACTGCTCGCTGCACCTGTCGCGGCTTGCGGAAGAATTCGTGCTCTGGGCGTCGCAGCCCTTCGGCTTCGTGGCGCTGTCCGACCAGTGGTCGACCGGCAGCTCGATCATGCCGCAGAAGCGCAACCCCGACGCGGCCGAACTGGTGCGCGGCCATGCCGGGCGGATCATGGGCTGCATGACCAGCCTGATGGTCACGATGAAGGGCCTGCCGCTCGCCTATTCCAAGGACATGCAGGACGACAAGCCGCCGGTGTTCGAGGCGCACGACCTGCTGGCGCTGTCGATCGCGGCGATGACGGGCATGATCCAGAGCGCGACCTTCCGCACGGAACGGATGCGCGGCGTCGCCGAGGCGGGCTTCTCGACCGCGACCGACCTGGCCGACTGGCTGGTGCGCGTCGGCGGCATCCCCTTCCGCGAGGCGCATCACATCACCGGTCGCGCGGTGAAGCTGGCCGAGGAGAAGGGCTTGATGCTGCACCAGTTGGGAATCGACGAGCTGACCGGCATCGACGCGCGCATCGATGAGCGCATCTATGACGTGCTGTCGGTCGACGCCTCGGTCGCCAGCCGGGTCAGCTTCGGCGGCACCGCGCCCGCCAATGTCCGCGCCGCCATCGCGACCGCGCGGGGCCTTCCCGCATGA
- the lysA gene encoding diaminopimelate decarboxylase codes for MDHFHFQDGELHVEDVAVSRIAAEVGTPVYIYSASTFRRHAQVFREGLKGLPRVHLAYAIKANPNLAVLRVLADEGYGADVVSVGEMRRALAAGMKAEDIVFSGVGKTKRELVAALEAGIGQFNLELEEEGAVLAELAHERGLVAPATLRVNPDVDAGTHAKISTGRKENKFGVPIDQALGMFDRLAGLPGIDLKGVACHIGSQLGDLAPLEAAYKRVGELVAELRGAGHRITRVDLGGGLGVPYKPGDVMPAPAAYGEMVARVTKDWDVELMFEPGRVIAGNAGVLATEVVWVKPGVANPYVIVDAAMNDLARPALYDAWHDFVAVRPTGETMMANIAGPVCETGDTFAMNREIDVVKSGDLAVFRTAGAYGATMASTYNSRPLVPEVMVEGDRFAVVADRIAAETIIAAERVPEWLKK; via the coding sequence ATGGACCATTTTCATTTCCAAGACGGCGAACTCCATGTGGAGGACGTGGCCGTGTCCCGGATCGCCGCCGAAGTCGGTACGCCGGTCTATATCTATTCCGCCTCGACCTTCCGGCGGCATGCGCAGGTGTTCCGCGAGGGGCTCAAGGGCCTGCCGCGCGTCCACCTGGCCTATGCGATCAAGGCGAACCCCAATCTCGCCGTGCTGCGCGTGCTGGCCGATGAAGGCTATGGCGCCGACGTCGTCTCGGTCGGCGAGATGCGCCGCGCGCTGGCGGCGGGGATGAAGGCGGAGGACATCGTCTTCTCGGGCGTCGGCAAGACGAAGCGAGAGCTGGTCGCCGCGCTGGAAGCCGGGATCGGCCAGTTCAACCTGGAGCTGGAGGAAGAAGGCGCGGTCCTGGCCGAGCTGGCGCATGAGCGCGGGCTGGTCGCCCCCGCCACGCTGCGCGTGAACCCGGACGTGGATGCGGGGACGCACGCGAAGATCTCGACCGGGCGCAAGGAGAACAAGTTCGGCGTGCCGATCGACCAGGCGCTGGGCATGTTCGACCGTCTGGCGGGGCTGCCCGGCATCGACCTGAAGGGTGTCGCCTGCCACATCGGCAGCCAGCTGGGCGATCTCGCGCCGCTCGAGGCCGCCTATAAGCGCGTCGGCGAGCTGGTCGCCGAGCTGCGCGGGGCGGGGCACCGCATCACCCGGGTCGATCTGGGCGGTGGTCTGGGCGTCCCCTACAAGCCCGGCGACGTGATGCCCGCCCCCGCCGCTTATGGCGAGATGGTGGCGCGCGTGACCAAGGACTGGGATGTCGAGCTGATGTTCGAGCCGGGCCGGGTGATCGCGGGCAATGCGGGCGTATTGGCGACCGAGGTCGTCTGGGTGAAGCCCGGCGTCGCCAACCCTTATGTCATCGTCGATGCGGCGATGAACGACCTGGCGCGCCCGGCGCTCTATGATGCCTGGCATGACTTCGTCGCGGTCCGGCCGACCGGCGAGACGATGATGGCGAATATCGCGGGGCCGGTCTGCGAGACGGGCGACACCTTCGCGATGAACCGCGAGATCGATGTGGTGAAGTCGGGCGACCTCGCCGTATTCCGCACCGCAGGCGCTTATGGCGCGACCATGGCGTCGACCTATAACAGCCGCCCGCTGGTGCCCGAGGTGATGGTCGAGGGCGACCGCTTCGCCGTCGTCGCCGACCGCATCGCCGCCGAGACGATCATCGCCGCCGAGCGCGTGCCGGAGTGGCTGAAGAAGTGA
- a CDS encoding bifunctional precorrin-2 dehydrogenase/sirohydrochlorin ferrochelatase: MSLASLPLFVRLGGRPVILLGEGEPAEAKRRLLDRAGALVVGEEAQAALAIVAIEEEDEAQAAIARLKARGVLVNAVDRPAACDFTLPAIVERGPVIVAVGTGGVSAGLAAALRQRLEALLPAGLGALAEGLYAARAGLRARFPDGAERRRAIGAALSPGGPLDPLKAEGDVAAWLAGADRPAARFEAFVLTSTDPDDLTLRQARALAAADRVYHRADVPGAILDRARADAVRIASDTAPADPGEGQVVDLAMAIPA; this comes from the coding sequence TTGAGCCTCGCCAGCCTGCCGCTGTTCGTCCGGCTGGGTGGCCGTCCGGTGATCCTGCTGGGCGAGGGCGAGCCCGCCGAGGCCAAGCGCCGCCTGCTCGACCGGGCGGGCGCGCTGGTCGTCGGTGAAGAGGCGCAGGCCGCGCTCGCCATCGTCGCGATCGAGGAGGAGGACGAAGCGCAGGCCGCCATCGCCCGGCTGAAGGCGCGCGGCGTGCTGGTCAATGCGGTCGATCGCCCGGCGGCGTGCGACTTCACCCTGCCCGCCATCGTCGAGCGGGGGCCGGTCATCGTCGCGGTCGGAACCGGCGGCGTGTCGGCCGGACTGGCGGCGGCGCTGCGCCAGCGGCTGGAGGCGTTGCTGCCCGCCGGGCTGGGGGCGCTGGCCGAGGGACTCTATGCGGCGCGGGCGGGTTTGCGCGCGCGCTTTCCCGACGGGGCGGAGCGGCGGCGGGCGATCGGGGCGGCGCTGTCGCCGGGCGGGCCGCTCGACCCGCTCAAGGCGGAGGGCGATGTCGCCGCCTGGCTGGCGGGGGCCGACCGGCCTGCGGCGCGGTTCGAGGCGTTCGTGCTGACCTCGACCGATCCCGACGACCTGACGCTGCGCCAGGCGCGCGCGCTCGCTGCGGCGGACCGGGTCTATCACCGCGCCGACGTGCCGGGCGCGATCCTCGACCGCGCGCGCGCCGATGCGGTGCGGATCGCCAGCGACACCGCCCCCGCCGATCCGGGCGAGGGGCAGGTGGTCGATCTGGCGATGGCCATCCCGGCATGA
- a CDS encoding zinc transporter ZntB has translation MTGFAYRVDQGQATTIPIREAVATQARLVWVHLETNDAVAQRWLSDSAHVADYVVDALTATETRPRCEAVGEGAFVNLRGRSSEPLDGSDMLASVRIWAVKGRVYSVTRRPLLAVDLVRQEVEKGAIDDPGDLITAFATAITNDLDPDVAGLGDDLDDCEEQLDERRVFQLRRTVSRVRVAAIGYRRFLNPQRAALEKLAALPGDWLADDDRLHLSAAADRAARMAEELESIRERSALIHETLTDLRAEQIDNRALVISIVAMVFLPLTFITGLYGMNVKNLPYAEEPWAFDAILGACALIAAGIVIYFVQKHWFRR, from the coding sequence ATGACCGGCTTTGCCTATCGCGTCGATCAGGGCCAGGCGACGACGATCCCGATCCGCGAGGCGGTCGCGACCCAGGCCCGGCTGGTCTGGGTGCATCTGGAGACCAACGACGCGGTCGCGCAGCGCTGGCTGAGCGATTCGGCGCATGTCGCCGATTATGTCGTCGACGCGCTGACCGCGACCGAGACGCGCCCCCGGTGCGAGGCGGTGGGCGAGGGGGCGTTCGTCAATCTTCGCGGGCGGAGCAGCGAACCGCTCGACGGCTCCGACATGCTCGCCTCGGTGCGGATCTGGGCGGTGAAGGGCCGGGTCTATTCGGTGACGCGCCGTCCGCTGCTGGCGGTCGATCTGGTGCGGCAGGAGGTCGAGAAGGGCGCGATCGACGATCCCGGCGACCTGATCACCGCCTTCGCCACCGCGATCACCAACGATCTCGACCCCGATGTCGCGGGCCTGGGCGACGATCTGGACGATTGCGAGGAGCAGCTGGACGAACGCCGCGTCTTTCAGCTTCGCCGTACGGTCAGCCGGGTGCGCGTCGCCGCGATCGGCTATCGCCGCTTCCTCAACCCGCAGCGTGCGGCATTGGAGAAGCTGGCGGCGCTGCCCGGCGACTGGCTGGCCGATGACGACCGGCTGCACCTGTCCGCCGCCGCCGACCGCGCGGCGCGCATGGCCGAGGAGCTCGAGTCGATCCGCGAACGCTCGGCGCTGATCCACGAGACGCTGACCGACCTGCGCGCCGAACAGATCGACAATCGCGCGCTGGTCATCTCGATCGTGGCGATGGTGTTCCTGCCACTGACCTTCATCACCGGGCTGTACGGGATGAACGTCAAGAACCTGCCCTATGCCGAGGAGCCTTGGGCGTTCGACGCGATCCTGGGCGCCTGCGCGCTGATTGCGGCGGGGATCGTGATCTACTTCGTGCAGAAGCACTGGTTCCGGCGGTAG
- a CDS encoding flagellar protein FliS: protein MTYASALLTDPAAVYRQIDVVGRTAMADGPALVTLLYEELVAALRSAAWATEHGQLARKSERVTRATAILFALEAGLDFENGGEMSITFAKLYGGARKQIVDASLGQNAQVFRNVAASIADIAEAWETVRKMNNPKKDS, encoded by the coding sequence ATGACGTACGCCTCCGCCCTTCTGACCGATCCTGCCGCCGTCTATCGCCAGATCGACGTGGTCGGCCGCACCGCCATGGCCGATGGCCCCGCGCTGGTCACGCTTCTCTACGAGGAACTGGTCGCCGCGCTCCGCTCCGCCGCCTGGGCGACCGAGCATGGCCAGCTGGCGCGCAAGAGCGAGCGGGTGACGCGCGCCACCGCGATCCTGTTCGCGCTGGAGGCGGGGCTCGATTTCGAGAATGGCGGCGAGATGTCGATCACCTTCGCCAAGCTCTATGGCGGCGCGCGCAAGCAGATCGTCGACGCCTCGCTGGGCCAGAACGCCCAGGTGTTCCGCAACGTCGCGGCCAGCATCGCCGACATCGCCGAGGCGTGGGAGACGGTGCGCAAGATGAACAACCCCAAGAAGGACAGCTGA
- the fliD gene encoding flagellar filament capping protein FliD has translation MTDVSVTASSTSTTTSTTASTTKTAAQALFNSLQTGSGIDLSSVVPALIEAQFAAKTAALKTQSDTLTSQISDVSSIKSSITDFASALASLAKGGTLATQAVSSDPNSLSVTTSAGAKLAGMSKSITINALATAQVSSTKSSYSSTASLGTGSLSIKVGSKDAISVTIDSADSTPAALAAKVNAANTGVKAAVITDSSGNAYLSFSGATGKDNSFTITASEGDTAGLSRLNVGNNASGTSTSSTAANASITMDGVTVERASNTVSDLVQGVTMTLSAVTSKAVSLTGSSPTAALSNVVSNFVSTFNDNMKAITKATDPITGSLRADPAARSLAQTLRTITTTKLVPGDSAAGAPLTLADLGVKTEKDGTLTVDQTRLSQALSKYPDVVEKMFRASDDNVIGLSAQMNTIQMSSTSSIYGLTASYNNLTQQKSDTALAQTKLADSRQTASDALTARFAQMNSRVTAYKSVQSFMDQQVKMWTKGN, from the coding sequence ATGACTGATGTTTCCGTGACCGCGTCGTCGACCAGTACGACGACCAGTACGACCGCCAGCACCACCAAGACGGCCGCCCAGGCGCTGTTCAACTCGCTGCAGACGGGATCGGGCATCGACCTGTCGTCGGTCGTCCCCGCGCTGATCGAGGCCCAGTTCGCCGCGAAGACGGCGGCGCTGAAGACCCAGTCGGACACGCTGACCTCGCAGATTTCGGACGTGTCCTCGATCAAGAGCAGCATCACCGATTTCGCCTCCGCCCTCGCCTCGCTGGCAAAGGGGGGGACGCTCGCGACGCAGGCGGTCAGTTCGGACCCCAACAGCCTGTCCGTCACCACCTCGGCGGGCGCCAAGCTGGCGGGCATGTCCAAGTCGATCACCATCAACGCGCTCGCGACCGCGCAGGTCTCCTCGACCAAGTCCTCCTACTCCTCGACCGCCTCGCTGGGCACGGGGAGCCTGTCGATCAAGGTCGGGTCGAAGGATGCGATTTCGGTCACCATCGACAGCGCCGATTCGACCCCGGCGGCGCTCGCGGCCAAGGTCAATGCCGCCAATACCGGCGTCAAAGCCGCGGTCATCACCGATTCGTCGGGCAACGCCTATCTGTCCTTCTCGGGCGCGACCGGCAAGGACAACAGCTTCACCATCACCGCGAGCGAAGGCGACACGGCCGGCCTGTCGCGGCTGAACGTGGGCAACAATGCGAGCGGCACCTCCACCTCGTCGACCGCGGCCAATGCCAGCATCACGATGGACGGCGTCACCGTGGAGCGCGCGTCGAACACCGTCAGCGATCTGGTCCAGGGCGTGACCATGACCCTGTCGGCGGTGACCAGCAAGGCGGTGTCGCTGACCGGTTCGTCGCCGACCGCCGCGCTCAGCAATGTCGTGTCCAACTTCGTGTCGACCTTCAACGACAATATGAAGGCGATCACCAAGGCGACCGATCCGATCACCGGCTCGCTGCGCGCCGACCCCGCCGCGCGTTCGCTGGCCCAGACGCTGCGGACCATCACCACGACCAAGCTGGTGCCGGGCGATTCGGCGGCGGGCGCCCCGCTCACCCTGGCCGATCTGGGCGTGAAGACCGAGAAGGACGGCACGCTGACCGTCGACCAGACCCGCCTGTCGCAGGCGCTCAGCAAATATCCCGACGTGGTCGAGAAGATGTTCCGGGCCAGCGACGACAATGTCATCGGCCTGTCGGCCCAGATGAACACGATCCAGATGTCGTCGACCAGCAGCATCTATGGCCTGACCGCCTCCTATAACAATCTGACCCAGCAGAAATCGGATACGGCCCTGGCGCAGACCAAGCTGGCGGACTCCCGCCAGACGGCCAGCGACGCGCTGACCGCGCGCTTCGCGCAGATGAACAGCCGGGTCACCGCCTATAAATCGGTGCAGAGTTTCATGGACCAGCAGGTGAAGATGTGGACGAAGGGCAATTGA
- the flhB gene encoding flagellar biosynthesis protein FlhB, giving the protein MSEGGEKTEAPTQKRRDKARDDGQVLRSRDLAAALVMMAGIAWLMFAGPTLLGACKAVMATSFQFTHADVEDFEPFRPLMEAGWKLLPSLASLFAVTIVATIASQAGLGSLHFNAKALAPKPSKLNPASGLKRIFGMQGWTELGKSLLKVVLLGAIGGVLLWRSSRTTMGLAQSDLNSAIGSLGGTFTTILLVMGMGLVLIAGFDVPIQIFQLMSKLKMTKQEVKDEHKESEGNPEAKAHIRGKQREMSRRAVRAAVQEAHVILTNPTHFAVALRYERGQDEVPVVVAKGRGATALAIRELAAELDTPVLEYPQLARAVYYTSREGQEVRADLYQAIAVVLAFVFGLNAGAGGTAQPPVEVPEGARFDENGVAQP; this is encoded by the coding sequence ATGTCGGAGGGCGGCGAGAAAACAGAAGCCCCAACCCAAAAGCGTCGCGACAAAGCGCGCGACGACGGGCAGGTGCTGCGCAGCCGCGATCTGGCGGCGGCCCTGGTGATGATGGCGGGTATCGCCTGGCTGATGTTCGCGGGGCCCACCTTGCTCGGCGCGTGCAAGGCGGTGATGGCGACCAGTTTCCAGTTCACCCATGCCGATGTCGAGGATTTCGAGCCGTTCCGCCCGCTGATGGAGGCGGGATGGAAGCTGCTGCCCTCGCTCGCCTCGCTGTTCGCGGTGACCATCGTCGCGACCATCGCGTCGCAGGCGGGGCTGGGCTCGCTCCACTTCAACGCCAAGGCGCTGGCGCCCAAGCCGTCCAAGCTCAACCCCGCCTCGGGGCTGAAGCGCATCTTCGGGATGCAGGGCTGGACCGAGCTGGGCAAGTCGCTGCTCAAGGTCGTGCTGCTCGGCGCGATCGGCGGCGTCCTGTTGTGGCGCTCGTCGCGCACCACCATGGGGCTGGCCCAGTCCGACCTGAACAGCGCGATCGGCTCGCTCGGCGGCACCTTCACCACCATCCTGCTGGTGATGGGCATGGGGCTGGTCCTGATCGCGGGCTTCGACGTGCCGATCCAGATCTTCCAGCTGATGTCCAAGCTCAAGATGACCAAGCAGGAGGTCAAGGACGAGCATAAGGAAAGCGAAGGCAACCCCGAGGCCAAGGCGCATATCCGCGGCAAGCAGCGCGAGATGTCGCGCCGGGCGGTGCGCGCGGCGGTGCAGGAGGCGCATGTCATCCTGACCAACCCGACCCATTTCGCGGTCGCGCTGCGCTACGAGCGGGGCCAAGACGAGGTGCCGGTCGTCGTCGCCAAGGGTCGCGGCGCCACCGCGCTGGCGATCCGCGAGCTCGCCGCCGAACTCGACACGCCGGTGCTGGAATATCCGCAGCTCGCCCGCGCGGTCTATTATACCAGCCGCGAGGGGCAGGAAGTGCGCGCCGACCTGTATCAGGCGATCGCGGTCGTCCTGGCCTTCGTCTTCGGGCTCAATGCGGGCGCGGGCGGCACCGCCCAGCCGCCGGTCGAAGTGCCGGAGGGCGCCCGCTTCGACGAAAACGGCGTGGCCCAGCCATGA
- the fliR gene encoding flagellar biosynthetic protein FliR: MLGFGLSIEPQAWAILFLMIRIGAAFITAPVFGAVSIPLPVRISLAGAIAFLVHSVHPVVPPPVIFSVPTILSVAAEAIVGLALGLILQVAFTAPLVASELIGGSMGINFAATIDPLNGRSTQALGQFFTVMLTLLFLSVDGHLVLVETIVKSYEALPPGQAWMAPAQFKAIALFGGYAFLAGLLLALPVGFLLLCLNLVVGMMSRAAPALNLFSVGLPAALGVGVIAIAVAFPAMGDYMLVIIREALSATETLVIG, translated from the coding sequence ATGCTGGGCTTCGGCCTCTCGATCGAGCCGCAGGCCTGGGCGATCCTGTTCCTGATGATCCGCATCGGGGCGGCGTTCATCACCGCGCCCGTATTCGGTGCGGTGTCGATCCCCCTGCCCGTCCGGATCAGCCTGGCCGGGGCCATCGCCTTCCTCGTCCATTCGGTCCATCCGGTGGTGCCGCCGCCGGTCATCTTCTCGGTCCCCACCATCCTGTCGGTCGCGGCCGAGGCGATCGTCGGGCTGGCGCTGGGGCTGATCCTCCAGGTCGCGTTCACCGCCCCGCTGGTCGCCAGCGAGCTGATCGGCGGGTCGATGGGGATCAACTTCGCCGCGACCATCGATCCGCTCAACGGCCGTTCGACCCAGGCGCTGGGTCAGTTCTTCACCGTCATGCTGACCCTGTTGTTCCTGTCGGTCGACGGGCATCTGGTGCTCGTCGAGACGATCGTGAAAAGCTATGAGGCGCTGCCCCCCGGCCAGGCCTGGATGGCCCCGGCGCAGTTCAAGGCGATCGCGCTGTTCGGCGGCTATGCGTTCCTCGCCGGGCTGCTGCTGGCGTTGCCGGTCGGGTTCCTGCTGCTCTGCCTGAACCTGGTGGTCGGCATGATGAGCCGCGCCGCGCCTGCGCTCAACCTCTTCTCGGTGGGCCTGCCCGCCGCGCTCGGCGTCGGGGTGATCGCCATCGCCGTCGCCTTCCCCGCCATGGGCGATTACATGCTCGTGATCATCCGCGAGGCGCTGTCCGCCACCGAAACATTGGTGATCGGCTGA
- the fliQ gene encoding flagellar biosynthesis protein FliQ, protein MDAQYFLTLANQTMWVLALAAAPILLPVLVSGLVIGMIQAATSINEQTLSFVPKLIVVAVSILIFGSLIVGLLSDFTVSMFERIPDLVK, encoded by the coding sequence ATGGACGCCCAATATTTCCTGACGCTGGCCAACCAGACCATGTGGGTGCTGGCGCTCGCCGCCGCGCCGATCCTGCTGCCCGTGCTCGTCTCGGGTCTGGTGATCGGCATGATCCAGGCCGCGACCTCGATCAACGAGCAGACGCTGTCCTTCGTCCCCAAGCTGATCGTCGTCGCCGTCTCGATCCTGATCTTCGGCAGCCTGATCGTCGGGCTGCTGAGCGATTTCACCGTCAGCATGTTCGAGCGCATCCCGGATCTTGTAAAGTAA
- the fliP gene encoding flagellar type III secretion system pore protein FliP (The bacterial flagellar biogenesis protein FliP forms a type III secretion system (T3SS)-type pore required for flagellar assembly.), with amino-acid sequence MSISVTRRGTGPALIRAHSQGAPRRSLKPLWILLALLLALVIAMPAFAQATPAAAPAPGVGDAVDRALGQLGGGANGGSGSLSLSLQVLIIMGLLTILPGIILMMTSFTRIVIVLAILRQALGLQQTPPNQVLIGLSVFLSLFIMAPTISQINANAIQPYAEGRLPGTEMIKTAGAPLHAFMAKQTRVKDVTMFAEMAKSGPYASPNDIPYAVLLPAFVTSELKTAFQIGFLIFLPFIVIDLVVATVLMALGMMMLSPSIISLPFKLLLFVLVDGWALTMGSLANSFAT; translated from the coding sequence ATGAGCATTTCCGTCACCCGTCGCGGCACCGGCCCCGCGCTGATCCGCGCCCATAGCCAGGGTGCGCCGCGCCGCAGCCTGAAGCCGCTATGGATCCTGCTCGCGCTGCTGCTGGCGCTGGTCATCGCGATGCCCGCCTTCGCCCAGGCGACACCCGCCGCCGCCCCCGCACCGGGGGTCGGCGACGCGGTCGACCGCGCGCTGGGCCAGCTGGGCGGCGGCGCCAATGGCGGTTCGGGCTCGCTGAGCCTGTCGCTCCAGGTCCTCATCATCATGGGCCTGCTGACGATCCTACCGGGCATCATCCTGATGATGACCAGCTTTACCCGGATCGTCATCGTGCTCGCCATCCTGCGCCAGGCGCTGGGCCTGCAACAGACCCCGCCCAACCAGGTGCTGATCGGCCTGTCGGTGTTCCTGTCGCTGTTCATCATGGCGCCGACCATCAGCCAGATCAACGCGAACGCGATCCAGCCCTATGCCGAGGGTCGCCTGCCCGGCACCGAGATGATCAAGACCGCTGGCGCCCCGCTCCACGCCTTCATGGCCAAGCAGACGCGGGTGAAGGACGTCACGATGTTCGCCGAAATGGCCAAGTCGGGTCCCTATGCCAGCCCCAACGACATTCCCTATGCCGTGCTGCTGCCCGCCTTCGTCACCTCGGAGTTGAAGACCGCGTTCCAGATCGGCTTTCTCATTTTCCTGCCCTTCATCGTCATCGATCTGGTGGTCGCCACCGTGCTGATGGCGCTGGGCATGATGATGCTGTCGCCCTCGATCATCTCGCTGCCGTTCAAGCTGCTGCTGTTCGTGCTGGTCGACGGATGGGCGCTGACCATGGGCAGTCTGGCGAACAGTTTCGCGACTTGA
- a CDS encoding flagellar biosynthetic protein FliO has translation MLWSYILKLAVLLPLICGLMIGCLYLWRRLESRMPGRPATRLIHVRETMMISPGLRLAVIEFEGRNLLVSVGRGGVQLVDKVEGKGQAPIAPAPVPPTPPRRGDFVSRFAPKPTSFDQ, from the coding sequence ATGCTCTGGTCCTACATCCTGAAGCTCGCCGTCCTGCTGCCGCTGATCTGCGGGCTGATGATCGGGTGCCTGTATCTGTGGCGGCGGCTGGAGAGCCGGATGCCGGGCCGTCCCGCGACGCGGCTGATCCATGTCCGCGAGACGATGATGATCTCGCCCGGCCTGCGGCTGGCGGTCATCGAGTTCGAGGGGCGCAACCTGCTCGTCTCGGTCGGGCGCGGCGGCGTCCAGCTGGTCGACAAGGTGGAGGGCAAGGGCCAGGCCCCGATTGCCCCCGCGCCCGTGCCGCCCACGCCCCCGCGTCGCGGCGACTTCGTCTCGCGCTTCGCACCCAAGCCGACATCGTTCGACCAATGA
- the fliN gene encoding flagellar motor switch protein FliN yields MNDMAGGFPVDTSVAANFRLLQDVDVKLTVEIGSTQLSLRELLALSESSVIELDRQANELLDVLVNGTLIGRGEVVTVGDRFGVRMTELVNPDKRG; encoded by the coding sequence ATGAACGATATGGCCGGGGGATTCCCCGTCGACACGTCGGTCGCCGCCAATTTCCGGCTGCTCCAGGATGTCGATGTCAAGCTGACCGTCGAGATCGGCTCGACCCAGCTGTCGCTCCGCGAGCTGCTGGCGCTGTCCGAATCGAGCGTGATCGAGCTGGACCGCCAGGCCAACGAACTGCTCGACGTGCTGGTCAACGGCACGCTGATCGGCCGTGGCGAGGTGGTGACGGTCGGCGACCGTTTCGGCGTGCGCATGACCGAGCTGGTCAACCCCGACAAGCGCGGCTGA